ATGTGTTTTTTATGTATGTGGGAGAACGTTTTGTGTTCTTCCATGTCCTTAATGTAACAAACTTATTGAGTTTTGTAAAGGGATTTTAAGATAATTATACCTGAAGATAGATATAAGTAACGGTTATGAATAGGCTTGACCGTCCATCGAAGAAGGCTCGCGCGCTGCGGAAAAGTGAGAGAATAAGAAGCGATCCCAACCCAATTGGATAGTTAAGACACATTAGGAGAGGGGGATGCAATGGGATTTAGTATCGAGCAATTTAATGACGTAAGCCTCAAATGTCAAAGTAGCGCGATCGGCAAACATCTACCCAATGCTCTCTACGTGCATTGTAGCGCTTTACCCGCCCTCGATCGCGCGCTTCAAGATTACGAACAACACGCCAGAGGCGCAACCCCCCAAACAAAAGGCGCAACTCTGATTAAGTTCAATACCAACAAACCCACCCTCTCCTATTTGTTCTATCCAGATTTCGACAAGGAACCTCACCCTGCGCTTCAGGCGAGTCTTGTTGTCGATTTACAAACCCTCGAAACTCAATACCGAGACTACAGCACCTCGGAGAATCCGCCAATTCTCCACCGCAAGGAAACTTTTGTTACAAAAGATTATGACGGCTACAAGCAATTTGCCGACCTCACGCGCCAGGAAGAAGACTTAGGATTGCTGGAAAACTCACGCTTTATCGGCACTCGACAGCAATGGTTGCAGCGTTTGGCATTTCATAACGTTGAAATCCAGGGACACGAGTTAATTCAATATCAAGAAACGGGGGATGGTACTGAAGAGAAAGAGGCATCGCCATCGAAAGATACTCCCATCTCCAAAACTTATTCTCCTGGGGTGACGCTTTACTCGCCGCCAGAAATAGAGCGACACAAAGCAGCACTCGCGAGAAAAACCCTTTCCCGTCCAGTTCGTGCGGCAATTGAAGCGGGTTTATTTGAGTCGAAGGAGACGTTTTTCGATTACGGTTGCGGCTATGGAGTCGATGTCGAACAGATGGCGGGGGAGGATTATGAGAGTTCGGGATGGGACCCCTACTATCGTCCCGATGACCCATTAATAGCCGCAGATATCGTTAATTTGGGTTATGTCATCAATGTCATTGAGGATACGGGAGAACGCCGAGAAGCTTTGGTGAAAGCGTGGGATTTAACGCGCCAGGTTTTAATTGTGTCCGCACAGGTGTTAATTCGCGATAGTTTGAGCGGTCAAATTGCCTATGGAGATGGGATTATTACGCGCCGCAATACCTTTCAAAAGTATTACGAACAAGAGGAGTTAAAGACTTATATCGACCAAGTGCTTGCGGTTGATTCGATTCCGGTGGGACTGGGAATTTATTTTGTCTTTCGCGATGAAGTTAGAGCAGAAGCCTTTCGCGCTTCGCGCTTTCGTTCCCGTGCCACGACTCCGAGAGTGCGCGATCGCGCGAGACAATTTGAAGATTACGAAGTCATGCTAGACCCCCTAATGACCTTTGTGACCGAACGGGGAAGATTGCCAATTCGCAGAGAATTGAGCCAGGAGTCAGAGATTTTAGGGGAATTTGGTAACTATCGCCGCGCTTTTAAGCTCATTGTACAAGCAACCGATGAGGAAGAATGGGACGCGATCGCGGAAAAACGCCGTCAAGACATCACACTCTATCTCGCACTCTCCCATTTTGGCAAACGACCCAAAGCCTCCGAATTAACCCAGCAAATGCGGGAAGACTGCAAAGCCTTATTCGGTAGCTATAAAAAAGCGTGCCTGCTGGCAGATATGATGTTGTTTAGCCTCAGCGACCTAGAAAACATCACCGATTTGTGCCAAATGAGTTCCGTCGGGAAACAATGGCGCAACAGCTTCGTCGTTCACATCAGCGCCTTAGAAACTCTCGATCCCCTGCTACGCCTCTACGAAGGGTGTGCCAGCCGAACCATCGGTCGCTTGGAATCCGTTACCTTAGTTAAATTTCATCTCAATCGACCGCAAATTTCCTACCTGTTTTATCCCCATTTCGACGACGAACCTCACCCCGCGCTGCAAACCAGTATGCACGTCGATTTGCGGGACTTAGAAGTGGTTTATCAAGAATACGACTCGGACAATCCCCCTATCCTGCACGAGAAAGATGCTTTTGTTCTGCCTGATTATCCCAACTACGACAAGTTTGCTAAACTAACCCAACAGGAGCGCGATCGCGGATTACTGGAGAACCGTTCTGCTATTCGCCACCAACGGGGATGGTTGCAATGTTTGGAAGAAAATTGCATCACCCTGACCAACCATCGCTTGTTCTGGCAAAAAGATGCCGACCCCTACAAACTAAAAGTGTTGCGTTCTGCAATGGAAACGCGCCGACGACAGCGCAAAGCAAAAGAGAAAAAACGCATTGCTGAATCGAGGAATGAGGGTGAATAATACGGAGACGCGGAGAGGGGGAAGCTGGGGGAGCAGGGGAAGCTGGGGGAGTTTTTGGATGACACGGCACTTCGACACGCTCAGTGACCGGGAGAAACGGGGACGCAGTGAGAGACTATTCTCTCTGATGACTGATAACTGTTATAGCGACTGCTTTACATCACTCAGCACTGCCGTGATTGATGTCGCAACCGTCCTCAGTTCCGTCTCCATCGAGGTCGTAGGGTTTATCCATTAAACCATCGCCGTCGCAATCCCGTTCGGGGAGTTCTTGCCTTCCCGATACAGGCGAGGATTGAGGGTCGGAATTTTCTGATGCAGGAGAAGCACCGTTGGATTCGGGAGTAGCTTCTTCGGTAGGTGTTGAGTCTCCACCACAAGCTTAAGGGTCAAACTCGCGATCGCGCACAGTGCAAACAAAAAGTTTGGATCTTTCTTCCAATTTTTGCGATCGATCTAGCGTACTTGCAAAAGACGTGCGATCCCAAAGGGATCTGCCTCCAGGTAGCACGCGCGGTTAGGAATGTTCTTGAAAATACTTGCGATACAACTGACAACTCGGCATCACGCGATCTCGCGATCGTTGGATTAAACCCATACTATAAAGTTGATAGGCTTGCATCGTTTCAATGGCAATCGGTTCGGTCGCCAGCGCAATACGCTGCATCGCTGCAAACAATTGCGGACATTCGTTCAACTTCACCCAATGGCGGCGCAAATGTTCTTCATAAATCCCTGCTGCGGTGGGTGCATCCTGTAACAACTGTTCGAGAGTTATATTTTCCAACGCAAGGTGATACAACGCCAAACGAACGAGGTAAGGATGTCCGCCAATAGACTGCATCAATAACTTAACCTGCTTGTCATCCCAGGGGAGTTTGTGGCGCAGCGCCAATTCTTTAACCTGTTCGGGGGTGAATTCCGCCAACTCGACAGGCAAACCCACATTAAACGGGGATTGGTTGATATCCAGGGTTCCATAATTTTCCGTCGAGTGCGCCACCACTAATCTTAATTTCTCCCAGGAGGGAATCGTTTTGGCTTCTTCGTGCCAACTGCGTAACATTGGGAAAAAACTACGCGCCACGGCGGGAAATTCAAAAGCGCGATCCACTTCATCCAATGCCAGAACCAGGGGAGTATCTAAGACATCCAGAAGGCACACTTCAAAATAGATCGTGCAATTAATTATACTGCCGCGATCGCGATCCCAATAATCATCTAACTTGGAAGGCAGACGCAGCTTGTGACTCGTACAAGCGCAAAACCAGCGTAAAAATCGCTCCACGCTACTAAAAACACTTTCCTCTGCTTGCAAGAGATTGAGGCGAACGGTGCGATAGTCCTGTTGGGTGCTGTGGTGCAGGATGCGCGAAAGGAGCGAGGTTTTACCCATTTGTCGCGGCGCTTTGATGCGAATCAATCCCCCCGGACGCATCATTTCCTTGTAACACTGTTCTTCTAGGGGAGGACGCTGGATGTAAAAAAGAGATTCGGGATGCACGGAATCTTCCGGAGAAGGGAAGGAAATTTCTTCACTCGATCCGCTACTGGGAAAATCGATATCTTCAACAACTTCCAGTTCCGCGATCGCTTGCCAATTCTCGATTCCCACCGCCTCGCACACGGCAATAAAGGTTTCGCGCTGAATGCGTTTGCCTTGCCAAAATCGCCGCAGGGTGGCTTGGGAGGTACACGCCGCATCCCAAAATGCCGTGGTTTGCGTTTTCGTCCATCCCTTCCGGCGAATCGCTCGCTCGATAATGGCAAGTCCCTGACTCGAAACTTTCAGCGTATCCATGACTCTCAGTATTATTCCCTATTCCCACCAGTTTAGCTTTTTGAAGGGGTGTCGGGTACGCGATCGCGCGATTGATTAACGTCAATCGCCATCTTCTTGTTGCTATTTTTGCGAACGATATTCTTGAATACCTTTCTCAATCAGTTTCGCCGCTAACCAAGATACCGATCTCTCTTCCTTTTCCGCCCATTCTTCCAAGGCTTTGGCAATTTCCGGAGGGACATAAGTGGTCACTCGTTTAAGGTTTTTGGCTGGCACGCTAAATTTTGAATTGGATAGTGCTTTTTAAAACATTGTAGTTTTGTGCGCTACCGATTGATCTAGTATTACTCCGTGTGATACTTTGTTACTTCAAAGCAAAACCCCTTTTAACTCTTTATTGCATGATGAAATAAGTCCGGCGCGATCGCGTTTTCCGGCAGTAGGGGCGCAATGCTTGCGCCCAGAATTGGTCAAGAGTCTCAAATTGGCGCGATCGCGTACCAAATCTTCTTCGTTGTAGTGTTGGATTTTTAGTATAGAACGCCGAACCCAGAAGCACGATTCCGCCTGGGGTAACGCTAAGTGAGATTAAAGGTGAGATCGAACGCGATCGCGAAAACTCAAAAATTACAGCCAAGCTAGAACTATAGCAACAGCAAAAGGAATCTATGAAAAACATAACACTCGCGATCGCGCAAACCCAGAAATCTTAGCCCCACTCACGTTATATCGCCCTTCTCGGTTGAATAAAAAACACGATCTTGAGGTTTGAGGGAAGCAGGAAAACAGAATCCTTTCGGGAAAATCCATTTGTCCTCTCCATTCATTAATATCTCAATAGGAAATAGGGATATCAAACCGCTTATCCTACGTGTCTTTTACCGCAGTCGCCAGAACAGTTAGGACAACCGCAAAAGCATCAAACCTTGACCCGTCATCGTTTGCCTTCTGCCCTCTGCCCTCTGCTTTCTGCCTTCTGCTATACCGTTCCATTGGGAGTCAGGGTTATGTCGTCTGGAATTTATGCAGTCGCTCATGTTGGAGATAAAAAAATCTTTGTTGGCGAAGCAAGCCGTTTAAGTATTTTATGGTTGCCCATTCTCGCTCAATTAAATAGTGGCAACCATCCTAACTTAGAACTGCAAAAAGCTTGGAATAAAGAAGGAGGGAAACGGCGGTTCTCCTTTCATCTCAAACAGGACATTATTCGCGATCGCGAAATCATCGGAAGCCAGCGCTTACGAATTGCAGAAGACCCAAAGAAACAAGAATAAAACTAGCTCTATCGCTTAATCATGAATCAATTCCTCACTTCATCTTTTAAACGCCGCGCGATCGCGCTCATTGCAATTTCGCCCTTTTTCTTAGGAGGATGTCTCAACACTCAATCGAATTCTCCCGCAGAACCTACAACCTCAACACAATCCTCTACTGCTAATCGATCCACCCCATTAATTGATAACTTAGAAGACGGAGATCGATTCAATCAATGGGGAGGAACTTGGTTCACCTACGACGATCGAAACCAAGGGGGAGACTCCAAAGTTGTACCGGAAGGTTACAGCGCTTTTCGACCGCAACCGGGCGGTGCAGAAAATTCGAGTTTAGCAGCACGAATGACGGGAACAGTCACAACAACCTACGAAAATAGTTTCATTGGCATGGGAACCGATCTCAACAATCCCAATAATCCTGTTGATATTCGAGGCTATAACGGTATTGAATTTTGGGCAAAAGGAGATGGGAAAACCTATCGTTTTAAACTGCGTTCTCCAGCAACAGCCGATTACGATGACTACGGTTATAACATTGCTCCAACGCCCCAATGGAAGCGCTATGAAATTTCCTTCGAGCAACTCGAACAAGAAGGATGGGGTCAACCCGCGGAGCGCGAAGCAGCATTAAGCGAAATCATCAGTATCACTTGGCAGACCCTCGATCGACCCCACGATTCCATCGAACTCGCGATCGATAATATCAAGTTTATCGACTCTCAATCAACGCCGTAAATTCAACTCGCGTAGGGTGGGTTAGGTGGCAATTTGATGGATATTTCTTCGCCAATTTTTGATTCGCCGTAACCCACCAGGACTCAACTCAATCAACCGATGCAGGGTGGGTAATGCCGCAATTAAATAAGTGCTACTTTGTTGACTTTTCTCTTCGCCGTAACTAACCAAAACGCTTAATGCTGGTGGGCGATTCCCACCCCACGAGATATCAAGTTTTGGCAATTGCTTAACTCTTATTTCAATGCTATTCGACACTCAATCAACTTGCGTGGAGTGAGTGAAAAAGCTTTACATCTCTCTTTCAAGCGAACAAACCATGACTTTTATAACTCAAAATTTTGGCAAGATAAATATTCTTCCAAAAGTTGCAATATCAGGAGTTTCGATTGTTATTCCAACTTATAAGCGCGTCGATCTCTGTGAAAAACTTCTCGTTTCTCTCCAAGGAAATAATCAGACATTCTTTTCTGAATTGGAAATTATCATCATTGACAATAGCCCTCCATCAGAGGCTTTTCAAATCGAAAAAATGAGCTTGAGATACGGCGCGAGATATTATTGGCAGAAAATTGGCGTTGGCACAAAACGAAACTTCGGCGCAAAGCTTGCAACCTATCCCGTTCTATTATTTATTGACTCCGACTGCGAAGCCACCCCGGCTTTAATTCAAGAACACTTTGGACTGTATCAAACAAATCCTAAAATCGTTGCCGTACTGGGAAGGACAGAATTCAAAGGGCGAAAAAATTGGCTGTGGAAAGTTCTGCAATATACGCCCTATCTGCATCCCTTTACCTTCGCTGACGAACCGGGACAAAAAGTTTGGGGCCCTTCCAATAATTTCTCTTGTCGTCGAGAGATATTCCAAAAAATTGGTGGGTTTAATGAAGATTGGTGCGACAAACCGGGTGGAGAAGATGTAGATTTTGGGTGCCGCCTTTATGAGGAAGGTCATTTATTTAGTACGAATCCCAAGGCGTTAGTTTACCACACCACAGAAACCTGGAAGACCTTCAGGCAGATGTGTCATCGCTTATTTAATTGGGGAAAAGGGGAGTTTTATCTTTACCGCGATCGCGAAAATTCTTTGTACTACGATTGTCCGAAAGGATTGGGACTCTTTTTGATTTTTATTCCCGTTGCAATTGCGAGCGCGATCGCATTAGGAAAAGGACTATGGCTAACGCTTCCCTTTCTTTTTTTGGGAATTAACTGGGTAAGTCGATTCGTGTTGCACTGCTGCTACAATCCCTACCGCTTGCGGCATCTCGATCGCGTATTTTTTGCAGAAGTTTTGATGTTCGTCTATGAAATTGGACTAACTGTTCAATGTTGCAAAGAGCGTTGGTTTGCACCGCTATTTCAACGCTTAATTATCTTGCCTGAAGATGCAGCCTTCGTGTGGAATATGCAAGTCCTTTACACCTGGATTACGTTCGCACAACTGGTTCTAACATTGAGCATCTTTCAATCTTTCAGCTAACAACTTTTATTGTATTTAAGGAGAAAAATGGGAACTTTAATTCTAATTATCGTCATTTTTGTTGTTATTGTCGTGTTTTTGAATTCTAGATACAACATCCGCAGTCAAGGGACAAAAACCGAAGGTCAAATTCTTCGTATCGATCGTCACACGACGACAGACAGCTACGGTATCCGCCACACATCGTATTATGCAACTTACGAGTTTCACGACGATAGCGGACAACGATGGACGGGAGAGAAAAGTATGGGAGGAAATCGCAGGAAAAAGGTTGGCGATCGCGTAAACGTCTATTATTTACCCAAAAACCCCCGCAGAAGCGATGTGGATTGGTAGAAAAATCCGATCTCTACGATCTCAAACTTGCTGCGAACGCTTGATGTTCCGATGTTTGCAATCCCTGCTGGAGAACCCCTAACACCTCCGCTAAATCTCCTCTCTCCAATGCCGTCACCGACAACCACAACCCCGGAAACACCTCGCTGCGAATAACCCCCCTCTCATCGGGGTCTAGCGCAATATATTCCCCCTCTCGCAAGCGAAACCAATCGAGGCGATTCTCATAACTCTGCCACACCAAATACTCCTTTACCCCATTGCGTCGGTAGGCATTGAGTTTGTCGTTGAGATCGTAGGACGCACTACTCGCCGCCACTTCCGCGATTAATTCCGGTACGCCTTCGATATAATCATCATCGCTGATGCGGGAGGTTCCTCCCGCCTCCAAACGCAATAAGGCATCGGGTTGAACCTCGTTATCCACATCCAACCGCACTGTTGCATTATCCTGTAAATCGACACCGGGCGTTGCTACCTTATAAACGAAAAGACAACCAATAATGTCGGCGTGGGGTCTACCGTGACGAGTTGCGCGTACAGGGGAAGCCACGTAAACCACTCCTTCTATTAATTCTGCTTTTTTGATTGATGGCATTGCTTGATAGCGGCGTTCAAATTCGTAGCGGGTTAAGCGATCTCCGCTTTCGAGGGGGGGAAGTTTGAGGATCGTCGATATTGCCGACATGGTGAGGATTTGAAGCTTTTTTATTATTTTACGCGATCGCGCCTACTCGTAACTATATTGCTTGAGTTCTTTGACGAGGAGATGTACGGTTGTTGAAGGATTGGAATTGTGTTTTTGAGTTAATTTACGTGCGCGATTAGTTTCAGCAACTTCCTTCTCGTAACTGTTCCAGAGTTTTTCTGCATTTTTAATAGCTTGATTTTGCCGATCTTTAAGCTTTTCATACATATCTTCGTCATTCTTCTTGTATTTTTCGCCTAAACGCTTTTTGTCACTCAGCATCTTTTTGAGATCGCTACGATGCGTTGTACTGGAATAGTACTCGTAATGCAACAAATACCATAATTCAAAAGCATCATTAGAAATCGCCAACTTTATGTCATTTTTGAATGCTAACTGAATTGCTTCATTGAAGTTTTGCTGATTATTATTTTCGGCTTTAAAGTCGCGATCGAATACACACCAAACCCGATCGTATTCTCCATCTTCTTCTTTCAATTCCAAAGCTTTTTGAACCAAGCTTAATGTAACTCTACCGGCTGGCTCAATATCTAAAGTCACCTGAGCGCGATCGATGTAGTTTCGCAATCCATAAAAATAGTTGGGTTCGGTTGCTTCGCCTTCACAAACAATAAGAAAACGCTTTCTGGTGTTGCGATTTTTTACTTTTCTTTCCGAGTATCCGCGAGATTTTTTTCTATGGGATTTCCGAGACGATCGTTTGCTCACATTATTCCTTAATTAAATTTCGTAAATCTCCAATAAAAGGAATTGCACCATATTTTCCTTTGAGATAGTCGCTTTCAAAGGACGCATCATTTCTAATTTTGTATTCTGCTAAAGAGTAAAGATGAGTTGCTCCATATCGATCTTTTTCAGTAAACCAAATTTGATCTCTTCTGAATTTCTTATTACTCAGTAAATTAGTATCATGAGTCATGAAAATAAGTTGTGCATTTTTTTTGTTTGTCTCTTTTGAATTAAAAAGATCGATGATTTCCCAGGTTATAAAAGGATGAAGTCTTGCATCTAGTTCATCGATTACTAAGATCAATCCTCTCGTTAAACTTTCTAGCAACACACCAGCCAAAGAAAATAGCTTTTTAGTTCCGTCTGACTCATAGCCATCAAAATCAAATATTACCTTATGCAACGCTCGACCATCGCGTGTGTATTGCTTGCGAATTGTTTCAACTATTCTAGTTTTAGGATCGATTTGAATATCATCAATTCCCAAGTCTAGTTTTTTGATAAATTGTTTTATTTGATTTTTGTGACGATTACTTTCAAAAGAAGAAATTGTATAGTCTCGATATGTCTCATCTTGTACTCCGGAAATAACACTTAAGTTATAAGCAAACCAAAATAGTATTTTTTTAGCAATTTCCCCATTGAATTGAGCGACAACTGACAGAAACAAAGAATTATTTCTGGTTTTTTTATCTAGTTCTTTTCCTTCCTTGAAGACATTCGTCATTTCAAATCGATCTAAATTTCGTTCAAATAACTTACTTTCTCTGACATTTGGCACATGAAATAACCATTCGGAAATGACACGGTCTCTATTTATTTCAAATCCATATCTATACTTCTTGTTATCGAGAAAAAAAACTATTTCAAAAAATGATGGCTGATTTTCTGTATCTTCGCTCAACATGAATTTTTCAACAAGAATTTTGTCAGTAATCTGAGTTCCCCTTGACGAATTGAGCGTGAAACTTTTCATGAAACCAATTGCAGCAGCAAGATTGCTTTTCCCACTCGCATTTGCACCATAAATAGCAGCACTTTTTAGTAAGCTTAGATTGCTGTCGATTTGAAAAACATTATTCTCGTCTAATGCTTTATCTTTCGCTGTAATGTTTGCTGCCACCATACTAAATGTGACAGTTTCTTTAAAGGACAAAAAGTTACCAACGCTAAATTCAATCAGCATGGAGCGCGTGTAATGAGGTTAATCGGCTATTTGTGAAAAAATCACAAATAACACTGTTATAGTATCAATTCTCTTAACTCCATACAAGCCATAAGTTACCAAGCATTAATACTGTTATTTGCCCGAAAATTCCTGCAAAAGCGATGTAGAGTGGGAAGAGGTCGCGCGATCGCACAAACTTCGATCCTTCTCTTCAACCTCGGCATTGTATTGCAAATAATTTTTTACCCAATTGCAACCATACTTCAAAAGCGCGTCAGTACTGAAATTGCGCTCTAAATTCCACAGGACAATTGTATTGTCTACACTAGCAGATGCCAGGAGTTTGCCATCGGGACTAAACGCCACCCCATTCACGCCGCTACTGTGAGCAAAGAGCGTTGTTACGGGCGATCCGTCTGCATTCCACAGGGCAATGGTACGATCGTCGGAAACGGAGGCTAGCATTTGACCGTCGGCACTAAATGCAAGGTCGTTCAAACCGCCGCGATGTTCTTTTAAAGTTTCGATTAGTTGTGGAGATATCCCTTTTTTAACCCGCCACACCTTAACCGTTTTATCCCGACTGGCAGAGGCAAGGATATAGGCTTTATCGTTCCCGTTGTTTTC
This region of Lusitaniella coriacea LEGE 07157 genomic DNA includes:
- a CDS encoding DNA phosphorothioation-associated putative methyltransferase is translated as MGFSIEQFNDVSLKCQSSAIGKHLPNALYVHCSALPALDRALQDYEQHARGATPQTKGATLIKFNTNKPTLSYLFYPDFDKEPHPALQASLVVDLQTLETQYRDYSTSENPPILHRKETFVTKDYDGYKQFADLTRQEEDLGLLENSRFIGTRQQWLQRLAFHNVEIQGHELIQYQETGDGTEEKEASPSKDTPISKTYSPGVTLYSPPEIERHKAALARKTLSRPVRAAIEAGLFESKETFFDYGCGYGVDVEQMAGEDYESSGWDPYYRPDDPLIAADIVNLGYVINVIEDTGERREALVKAWDLTRQVLIVSAQVLIRDSLSGQIAYGDGIITRRNTFQKYYEQEELKTYIDQVLAVDSIPVGLGIYFVFRDEVRAEAFRASRFRSRATTPRVRDRARQFEDYEVMLDPLMTFVTERGRLPIRRELSQESEILGEFGNYRRAFKLIVQATDEEEWDAIAEKRRQDITLYLALSHFGKRPKASELTQQMREDCKALFGSYKKACLLADMMLFSLSDLENITDLCQMSSVGKQWRNSFVVHISALETLDPLLRLYEGCASRTIGRLESVTLVKFHLNRPQISYLFYPHFDDEPHPALQTSMHVDLRDLEVVYQEYDSDNPPILHEKDAFVLPDYPNYDKFAKLTQQERDRGLLENRSAIRHQRGWLQCLEENCITLTNHRLFWQKDADPYKLKVLRSAMETRRRQRKAKEKKRIAESRNEGE
- a CDS encoding AAA-like domain-containing protein produces the protein MDTLKVSSQGLAIIERAIRRKGWTKTQTTAFWDAACTSQATLRRFWQGKRIQRETFIAVCEAVGIENWQAIAELEVVEDIDFPSSGSSEEISFPSPEDSVHPESLFYIQRPPLEEQCYKEMMRPGGLIRIKAPRQMGKTSLLSRILHHSTQQDYRTVRLNLLQAEESVFSSVERFLRWFCACTSHKLRLPSKLDDYWDRDRGSIINCTIYFEVCLLDVLDTPLVLALDEVDRAFEFPAVARSFFPMLRSWHEEAKTIPSWEKLRLVVAHSTENYGTLDINQSPFNVGLPVELAEFTPEQVKELALRHKLPWDDKQVKLLMQSIGGHPYLVRLALYHLALENITLEQLLQDAPTAAGIYEEHLRRHWVKLNECPQLFAAMQRIALATEPIAIETMQAYQLYSMGLIQRSRDRVMPSCQLYRKYFQEHS
- a CDS encoding ribbon-helix-helix domain-containing protein, yielding MPAKNLKRVTTYVPPEIAKALEEWAEKEERSVSWLAAKLIEKGIQEYRSQK
- a CDS encoding GIY-YIG nuclease family protein, with the translated sequence MSSGIYAVAHVGDKKIFVGEASRLSILWLPILAQLNSGNHPNLELQKAWNKEGGKRRFSFHLKQDIIRDREIIGSQRLRIAEDPKKQE
- a CDS encoding CIA30 family protein; this translates as MNQFLTSSFKRRAIALIAISPFFLGGCLNTQSNSPAEPTTSTQSSTANRSTPLIDNLEDGDRFNQWGGTWFTYDDRNQGGDSKVVPEGYSAFRPQPGGAENSSLAARMTGTVTTTYENSFIGMGTDLNNPNNPVDIRGYNGIEFWAKGDGKTYRFKLRSPATADYDDYGYNIAPTPQWKRYEISFEQLEQEGWGQPAEREAALSEIISITWQTLDRPHDSIELAIDNIKFIDSQSTP
- a CDS encoding glycosyltransferase encodes the protein MTFITQNFGKINILPKVAISGVSIVIPTYKRVDLCEKLLVSLQGNNQTFFSELEIIIIDNSPPSEAFQIEKMSLRYGARYYWQKIGVGTKRNFGAKLATYPVLLFIDSDCEATPALIQEHFGLYQTNPKIVAVLGRTEFKGRKNWLWKVLQYTPYLHPFTFADEPGQKVWGPSNNFSCRREIFQKIGGFNEDWCDKPGGEDVDFGCRLYEEGHLFSTNPKALVYHTTETWKTFRQMCHRLFNWGKGEFYLYRDRENSLYYDCPKGLGLFLIFIPVAIASAIALGKGLWLTLPFLFLGINWVSRFVLHCCYNPYRLRHLDRVFFAEVLMFVYEIGLTVQCCKERWFAPLFQRLIILPEDAAFVWNMQVLYTWITFAQLVLTLSIFQSFS
- a CDS encoding DUF3592 domain-containing protein, yielding MGTLILIIVIFVVIVVFLNSRYNIRSQGTKTEGQILRIDRHTTTDSYGIRHTSYYATYEFHDDSGQRWTGEKSMGGNRRKKVGDRVNVYYLPKNPRRSDVDW
- a CDS encoding Uma2 family endonuclease, with translation MSAISTILKLPPLESGDRLTRYEFERRYQAMPSIKKAELIEGVVYVASPVRATRHGRPHADIIGCLFVYKVATPGVDLQDNATVRLDVDNEVQPDALLRLEAGGTSRISDDDYIEGVPELIAEVAASSASYDLNDKLNAYRRNGVKEYLVWQSYENRLDWFRLREGEYIALDPDERGVIRSEVFPGLWLSVTALERGDLAEVLGVLQQGLQTSEHQAFAASLRS
- a CDS encoding RloB family protein; the encoded protein is MSKRSSRKSHRKKSRGYSERKVKNRNTRKRFLIVCEGEATEPNYFYGLRNYIDRAQVTLDIEPAGRVTLSLVQKALELKEEDGEYDRVWCVFDRDFKAENNNQQNFNEAIQLAFKNDIKLAISNDAFELWYLLHYEYYSSTTHRSDLKKMLSDKKRLGEKYKKNDEDMYEKLKDRQNQAIKNAEKLWNSYEKEVAETNRARKLTQKHNSNPSTTVHLLVKELKQYSYE
- a CDS encoding AAA family ATPase codes for the protein MLIEFSVGNFLSFKETVTFSMVAANITAKDKALDENNVFQIDSNLSLLKSAAIYGANASGKSNLAAAIGFMKSFTLNSSRGTQITDKILVEKFMLSEDTENQPSFFEIVFFLDNKKYRYGFEINRDRVISEWLFHVPNVRESKLFERNLDRFEMTNVFKEGKELDKKTRNNSLFLSVVAQFNGEIAKKILFWFAYNLSVISGVQDETYRDYTISSFESNRHKNQIKQFIKKLDLGIDDIQIDPKTRIVETIRKQYTRDGRALHKVIFDFDGYESDGTKKLFSLAGVLLESLTRGLILVIDELDARLHPFITWEIIDLFNSKETNKKNAQLIFMTHDTNLLSNKKFRRDQIWFTEKDRYGATHLYSLAEYKIRNDASFESDYLKGKYGAIPFIGDLRNLIKE